The genomic DNA CTCGGGGCATGCCTTTGCAATAAAAGGCGAAGTGCTTGCGCATCGCCGCGAAGCGAGCGTGGCCCTTGACCGCCTCGAAGAGCCGGGCATGCTCGAGCAAAACCGCGAAACGGGTTTCCAGATCGGGAAACCGGTCGGCCGGCGGAGCCCCGCGGCGACCTTCGAGAAAATCCTTCAAGTCATCCTTGTGTCCGAAGATCCAGGGGTTGCCCATCGCGCCGCGGCCGATCAGCACGCCGTCGACGCCGCTTAAGGCGATCTTCTCGGCGGCCATGGCCAGCGAGGCCAGATCGCCATTGCCCAAGGCCAAGGTCGAGGTCTGATGAATCAGCTCGGCGGCCCGGCCGATGGCTTCCCAATCGGCCGAACCGGTGTACATCTGCTTTAAGGTCCGGCCATGGAGGCTGATCGCCGCCGGCTCCTCCTCCAAGAGATGGCGGACCCAATCCTCGACGACGATCTTATCGTAACCGATGCGGGTCTTCACCGAGAGCGGGATCGGCCGGCGTTCGGCGACGCTCTCGGCGCCGATCCGGTCGAGGTTCATCCGCCGCACCCGCGTCGGCATCCGGGGCTTGAGCCCCAGGCGGTCGATGGAAATTCCATCGACCCAATCGGCGATGCCCCGCTTCACCGCCCGGAGGATCTCCTTGGCCAGGGCCGGGTTGCGGATCAAAGCCGCGCCGCAGCCGCGGGCCGCCACGTTCTTAGCCGGACAACCCATGTTGACGTCGATGCCGTCGAAGCCCAGGGCACAGGCCAGGACCGTCACTTTGTAGAAGGACTCGGGCTCCGAGCCGTAGATCTGGGCCACCGCCGGCCGCTCTTCCTCGGAATAGATGAAATCCTCGAGCATCAGTTGAGCGCCGCGCGACAGCCCTTCGACGTTGGTGAATTCGGTCAAGACGACGTCGGGCCGGCCATGGCGGGCGGCGATCCGCCGGTAAGCGGCGTCGGTGACGCCGTCCATCGGGGCCAGGCCCACGATCGGGCGTCGGATGTTTTGCCAAAAGCTCATGACAGACAATCTTCCAAAACCGAATGAAGCGAATCCAACAGTCTTTTCCGATCACGCACGGACAGACTTCCCAGTTTTTTTTCAACGAGGCGATGATCGAGAGTGAAAAGCTTCATCCGAATGACCGAAGAGACCGGAAGGCCGGCCGACTTCAAGTCCTCGATCGGGACATCCTCCGGCCAAGGTTGATTTTTCGAGCTGGTGATCATCGCCATAATGCTCTGGCCGACCGGCTCGTTGAAATTCCTCGCCGAGGAAAGCACCAAGGCCGGCCGCTTCTTGGCTTGCTTGCGGTCGGTGAAAGGAAAGGGCACGGCGACGACGTCGAAGGCCTTAAAGGTCACGATAAGCCTCTTCGTCGTTGGCCGATTGCCATTCGTTAAAAGTCGACTCCAAGGAGCGAGCGAAAGCCCAGTCCAAAGGCGAGATCTTTCGAACGGTGACCTGGCCTTTTTTCAATTCGAAACCAATCAGGTCTCCCTTTTCTAAGCCCAGGAAATCCCTAACATTTTTAGGAACGGTGGCCTGAAATTTCGACGTGAGTTTGGACGCTTCCATGGGGCTCCTTGCGTAATACAGTATTACCATCGGCACATGTTTGGTCAAGGTGCTTTCCCCTTGGCCATCATGTCGGTTTGGAATGGATGGGCACCGCCCCGATTCGACCTTCACCAAAAGCGAATGAATTTTTGACTAAGTTCGGGCTCGACTAACTCACCGCTCCCGCCGACATCTCGACTTCGCGTTTCCGCAGGCTCAGCTCCCGGGCTTCGGGGCTTTCCGGGTTCATCGCGCTCAGCCGCTTGTCCAAGGCTCGCAAGGCGCTCTGAAAGTGGCGCAAGGCCTGGGGCGCCCGGCCCCGCATCCGGTCGGCCTCGCCGAGCAGGTATTCACACTCCCAATGCCGCGACGTTCCCGTCAAGGCCCCGCCGGCAATGGCCAGGAATTTTCGGGCCTCGGCGTGCTTGGCCAGCTCCCGGCTCAAGACCCGCCCCAAGGCCAGGGCCGCCGGTCCGCGCAAGGCCTCGATCTTCTCGCGTTGGGCCAGATCCCAAGCCCGCCGCGCGTCCTTCTCGGCCGAAACCGAGTCGCGGTATTTGTCGAGGTACTCGGATCGTTCGACCAAAACCTCGCCCAAGGCCAGCCGGT from bacterium includes the following:
- a CDS encoding tRNA-dihydrouridine synthase: MSFWQNIRRPIVGLAPMDGVTDAAYRRIAARHGRPDVVLTEFTNVEGLSRGAQLMLEDFIYSEEERPAVAQIYGSEPESFYKVTVLACALGFDGIDVNMGCPAKNVAARGCGAALIRNPALAKEILRAVKRGIADWVDGISIDRLGLKPRMPTRVRRMNLDRIGAESVAERRPIPLSVKTRIGYDKIVVEDWVRHLLEEEPAAISLHGRTLKQMYTGSADWEAIGRAAELIHQTSTLALGNGDLASLAMAAEKIALSGVDGVLIGRGAMGNPWIFGHKDDLKDFLEGRRGAPPADRFPDLETRFAVLLEHARLFEAVKGHARFAAMRKHFAFYCKGMPRAAELRNRMFQTKDSGEVERILADYMADGRPEEERLPCAVSS
- a CDS encoding AbrB/MazE/SpoVT family DNA-binding domain-containing protein, whose translation is MEASKLTSKFQATVPKNVRDFLGLEKGDLIGFELKKGQVTVRKISPLDWAFARSLESTFNEWQSANDEEAYRDL
- a CDS encoding type II toxin-antitoxin system PemK/MazF family toxin, which encodes MTFKAFDVVAVPFPFTDRKQAKKRPALVLSSARNFNEPVGQSIMAMITSSKNQPWPEDVPIEDLKSAGLPVSSVIRMKLFTLDHRLVEKKLGSLSVRDRKRLLDSLHSVLEDCLS